The Paenibacillus sp. FSL W8-0426 region CATGTCATCATCACGCATCAAGACCGCGACCATATCGGCAGTCTGCCGGAAGTGGTGCAAGCCAGGGAAGGCCAGGTCGCGGTGCTGGCGCATGAGAAGGCCGTCCCTTATTTGACCGCAGCGATCCCGCTCATCAAAAGCAAGGTTTTTGCACCGTCCGTGCAGGTGCATACGGCACTTCAGGATGGCGACATTCTTCCGTTGGCCGGCGGCATTCAGGTCGTCTATACGCCGGGGCACACGCCGGATCACATGTCACTGTACCATATTCCGAGCAAAACGCTGATCGCCGGTGACGCATTGACTTCGCAAGAAGGCAATCTTCTCTCCTTTGACCCCCAACATACGTTAGATCCATCCACCGCTTTGCAGTCGATCGCGAAATTGCTGGAGCTCGACGTGGATGCAGTGATCGCTTATCATGGCGGTGCCGTCACGAATCATGTGAAGGAACGGCTGCAAGAAATCGTACATACGACACCCGTCATTCGACCATGTGCGGAGAGCGATGAACCTGCCATTTTCCGCATTATTAACGATGCAGCTATCGCCTATCAAGGGGTTATTCCGGAAGATCGGTATCATGTGCCGTATATGAGCCTGGAAGAGCTGAAGCAGGAGATGAACAGTGGCGTAAACTTCTGGGGCGTCGAGCTTGGCGGACAACTTGTCGGCGTCATGGGTATCCAAGACAAAGGGGATGTGGCGTTAATCCGTCATGCTTACGTACAAACGACAAGCCGCCAGGGCGGCATTGGCACCATGCTGCTGAATCACATCGTTGGATTTACCGACAAACCGATCCTGATCGGCACATGGGAAGCGGCATCGTGGGCCATCGCGTTTTATGAGAAAAACGGCTTCGCCCTGGTTCCGCCGGAGAAAAAAGCGGAGCTGCTGCAGCGATATTGGGACGTGCCGGAAAGGCAGATTGAAACGTCGGTCGTGCTGGCATCTCCGAATGTTTTAAAGTAAATATGTTCATCCGTGTACGGTTTCGATTCATGGTAAAATGGAAAGGCGATTATCATCGTCAACTGAAAATATTGCTCTTGAGGAGGGGGATTATGGAATTTTTTGCGGAATATTTGACGCGCATCGATCATCCGGAGCACCGTGCCCGAATGGAAGAAGTATTGAATTGGGTAAAGGAGTCTTATCCGGTCTTATCGCCCAAAATTGCATGGAATCAGCCCATGTTTACCGATCACGATACGTTTATTATCGGG contains the following coding sequences:
- a CDS encoding GNAT family N-acetyltransferase, coding for MMPLTPAGIQAMELRMDVNGEAFVVHPTLLWDEQHVVLVDTGISGQLDLIRTMLEKEGFALDNLTHVIITHQDRDHIGSLPEVVQAREGQVAVLAHEKAVPYLTAAIPLIKSKVFAPSVQVHTALQDGDILPLAGGIQVVYTPGHTPDHMSLYHIPSKTLIAGDALTSQEGNLLSFDPQHTLDPSTALQSIAKLLELDVDAVIAYHGGAVTNHVKERLQEIVHTTPVIRPCAESDEPAIFRIINDAAIAYQGVIPEDRYHVPYMSLEELKQEMNSGVNFWGVELGGQLVGVMGIQDKGDVALIRHAYVQTTSRQGGIGTMLLNHIVGFTDKPILIGTWEAASWAIAFYEKNGFALVPPEKKAELLQRYWDVPERQIETSVVLASPNVLK